One Xenopus tropicalis strain Nigerian chromosome 8, UCB_Xtro_10.0, whole genome shotgun sequence genomic window carries:
- the LOC100490822 gene encoding vomeronasal type-2 receptor 26, translating to MQVASKVPSSVCSDPCPKGYRRAAIQGQKICCFDCLPCSEGEILNPNDDSECLKCPEDKWPDSRKEECLPKSIKFLSYEETLGSILACISVLFCLLTFSVFCLFIIKRKTPIVKANNRDLSYLLLISLMFGFMCSLAFIGRPNRIMCMIRQVMFAVIFSLCVSTILAKTITVVMIFSATNPDSKLKKLVGLRIPIYIVPVCTMVQIILCIVWLTTESPFVEFNMAAEIGIIVIECNEGSRVLFACVLGYMGLLASVSLFVAFLARKLPDTFNETKFITFSMLVFASVWVTFIPAYLSTKGKQTVAVEIFAILSSSAGCLFCIFSPKCYIILLHPEMNSKENITGRNTRNRGKRF from the exons ATGCAAGTGGCATCAAAG GTCCCGAGTTCGGTTTGCAGTGATCCATGCCCCAAAGGCTACAGAAGAGCTGCAATTCAGGGGCAGAAGATCTGCTGCTTTGATTGTCTGCCATGTTCTGAAGGAGAGATTCTCAACCCAAATG ATGACAGTGAATGTCTCAAGTGCCCAGAAGACAAATGGCCTGATAGCAGAAAAGAAGAGTGTCTACCAAAGTCTATTAAGTTCCTTTCTTATGAAGAGACACTGGGCTCCATTTTAGCTTGTATTTCAGTCTTGTTTTGTCTCCTTACATTTTCAGTGTTCTGCCTGTTTATAATCAAAAGAAAGACCCCCATAGTGAAGGCAAATAACAGAGATCTCAGTTACCTACTTCTCATCTCCCTTATGTTTGGCTTCATGTGTTCCTTGGCATTCATTGGCAGACCCAACCGGATAATGTGCATGATACGCCAGGTCATGTTTGCTGTAATTTTTTCACTTTGTGTTTCTACCATACTAGCAAAGACTATCACTGTCGTAATGATATTTAGTGCTACAAATCCAGACAGTAAACTAAAGAAACTAGTGGGACTACGAATACCCATTTATATTGTCCCAGTGTGTACCATGGTTCAGATAATTCTATGCATAGTTTGGCTGACCACAGAAAGTCCATTTGTAGAGTTCAATATGGCAGCAGAAATAGGAATAATAGTGATTGAGTGCAATGAGGGGTCCAGGGTGTTATTTGCTTGTGTCTTGGGGTACATGGGTCTCTTAGCTTCCGTTAGTTTATTTGTTGCCTTTCTGGCTAGGAAGCTCCCTGACACATTTAATGAGACCAAGTTCattacattcagtatgttggtatTTGCCAGTGTTTGGGTGACATTTATACCTGCTTATCTCAGTACCAAGGGGAAACAGACAGTGGCAGTAGAAATCTTTGCCATTCTCTCTTCAAGTGCTGGGTgtcttttttgcatcttttccccaaaatgttatataatattactGCACCCAGAAATGAACAGCAAAGAGAATATCACAGGGAGAAATACTCGAAACCGAGGAAAAAGATTTTGA